Proteins from a single region of Planctomycetota bacterium:
- a CDS encoding metallophosphoesterase family protein, with protein MRRPSLALAITVFLFAGRAVGQDHVGVFLTWPDDPTRGMVVNWVNLYPKNATTVFFRRADAADDADWSSAEAEELQLAPSALVLRRVELAGLAPDTLYRFGIGSRPDTPSQGWLARTMPATLSRPVRFVAGGDMMHARESLDRMNRQAARLDPDFALLGGDLAYENGALAMRWIDWLSSWTTAGAAADRRLIPLVIGIGNHEVRGGYGGAIPNDAPYYYGLFVRPGGRSHFAADVGDYLSLVMLDSGHTVPIPAQADWLGEALAARQARPFLFAAYHFPAYGTAKAPADKLPIEHPRSVEIREHWTPHLERHGVSAVFEHDHHTFKRSHRLRGHRRDDTNGILYLGDGAWGVRTRPVPSPEAAWWLARAEARNHLWCVNLRPGAAGGPPTALVRAIDADGVVFDEFELLPIRTRPEAQAEPVTAAD; from the coding sequence ATGCGGCGCCCCTCACTGGCCTTGGCGATCACGGTTTTCCTCTTCGCCGGCCGCGCTGTCGGGCAGGATCATGTCGGGGTGTTCCTCACCTGGCCCGACGACCCGACCCGGGGGATGGTCGTCAACTGGGTGAACCTGTACCCGAAGAACGCCACCACCGTCTTCTTCCGCCGCGCCGACGCCGCCGACGATGCCGACTGGTCGAGCGCCGAGGCGGAGGAGCTCCAGCTCGCGCCGTCGGCGCTGGTGCTGCGCCGCGTGGAGCTGGCCGGTCTCGCCCCCGACACGCTGTACAGGTTCGGGATCGGTAGCCGCCCCGACACGCCCTCGCAGGGGTGGCTTGCGCGCACGATGCCGGCCACGCTCTCCCGGCCGGTGCGCTTCGTCGCCGGCGGCGACATGATGCACGCGCGCGAGTCGCTCGACCGGATGAACCGCCAGGCGGCCCGGCTCGACCCCGACTTCGCCCTCCTCGGCGGCGACCTGGCCTACGAAAACGGCGCTCTGGCGATGCGCTGGATCGACTGGCTCTCTTCGTGGACGACGGCCGGCGCGGCGGCCGACCGCCGGCTGATTCCGCTGGTGATCGGGATCGGCAACCACGAGGTCCGCGGCGGCTACGGCGGCGCGATCCCCAACGACGCTCCGTATTACTACGGCCTGTTCGTCCGGCCGGGGGGGCGGAGCCATTTCGCGGCCGACGTCGGCGACTACCTGTCGCTGGTGATGCTCGACTCGGGTCACACCGTGCCGATCCCCGCGCAGGCCGACTGGCTCGGGGAGGCGCTTGCTGCCCGCCAGGCGCGGCCATTCCTGTTTGCCGCCTACCACTTTCCTGCCTACGGCACCGCCAAGGCACCTGCCGACAAGCTGCCGATCGAGCACCCGCGCTCTGTCGAGATCCGTGAGCACTGGACGCCGCACCTCGAGCGCCACGGTGTCTCGGCGGTGTTCGAGCACGACCACCACACGTTCAAGCGTTCTCACCGTCTTCGCGGCCACCGCCGCGACGACACCAACGGCATCCTCTACCTGGGCGACGGCGCCTGGGGGGTGCGCACGCGTCCCGTGCCGTCACCGGAGGCGGCTTGGTGGTTGGCACGGGCCGAAGCGAGGAACCACTTGTGGTGCGTGAACCTGCGGCCGGGCGCGGCGGGCGGGCCCCCCACGGCCCTGGTCCGGGCGATCGACGCCGACGGCGTGGTGTTCGACGAATTCGAGCTGCTCCCGATCCGCACACGTCCCGAGGCCCAGGCCGAGCCGGTCACGGCTGCGGATTGA
- a CDS encoding sugar phosphate isomerase/epimerase, with translation MRHGRRPRQTTGRSAPAAVQRRRLLAAALLAIPLARADEQRAARITLGIGTYGMPSLSPAAAVDLVADTGFDSIEIAVLTDWPTAPERLTAVDRHDLRARLAGRGLVLSALMENLPPATDETAHRMQLDRLVRAAALARDLAPDRVPLVQTVLGGGRWDDVRALLLDRVGAWRDLADRDGFRIAVKPHRFGAMSTPAEGRWLIDQLGGPGSVGLVFDASHLVFRGIDLAAALATATPRLFHVAVKDAAEADGKVGFELPGTTGTPDHAATLRGLVTAGYGGDVCCEVSSQVSKRTGYDAAAAARQCHRAITAACVAAGIAR, from the coding sequence ATGCGACACGGTCGACGACCGCGGCAGACAACCGGGCGCTCCGCTCCGGCGGCCGTGCAGCGGCGCCGCCTGCTGGCCGCAGCGCTGCTGGCCATACCGCTGGCGCGGGCCGACGAACAGCGCGCGGCGCGGATCACGCTCGGCATCGGCACCTACGGCATGCCATCGCTTTCCCCGGCGGCGGCCGTCGATCTCGTCGCCGACACCGGCTTCGATTCGATCGAGATCGCGGTCCTCACCGACTGGCCGACGGCACCCGAGCGGCTCACCGCCGTCGACCGCCACGACCTCCGGGCGCGGCTGGCCGGCCGGGGCCTTGTCCTCTCGGCGCTGATGGAAAACCTCCCCCCGGCCACCGACGAGACGGCGCACCGCATGCAGCTCGATCGGCTCGTCCGCGCCGCGGCGCTGGCGCGCGACCTCGCCCCCGACCGGGTGCCCCTGGTGCAGACCGTGCTTGGCGGAGGGCGCTGGGACGACGTGCGCGCGCTGCTGCTCGACCGCGTCGGCGCCTGGCGCGACCTCGCGGACCGCGACGGCTTCCGGATCGCCGTCAAGCCGCATCGCTTCGGCGCGATGTCGACACCGGCCGAGGGGCGCTGGCTGATCGACCAGCTCGGCGGTCCCGGATCGGTGGGGCTGGTGTTCGACGCCAGCCATCTCGTGTTCCGCGGCATCGATCTCGCCGCCGCACTGGCGACGGCAACGCCGCGGCTGTTCCACGTGGCGGTCAAGGACGCGGCCGAGGCGGATGGGAAGGTGGGCTTCGAGCTGCCCGGCACGACGGGCACCCCCGACCACGCCGCGACGCTTCGCGGCCTCGTCACGGCCGGCTACGGCGGCGACGTCTGTTGCGAGGTGAGCAGCCAGGTATCGAAACGCACCGGCTACGACGCCGCGGCAGCGGCCCGGCAGTGCCACCGCGCCATCACCGCCGCCTGCGTCGCCGCGGGGATCGCGCGGTGA
- a CDS encoding DUF1559 domain-containing protein — protein MTRCAVRRRGVSLVELLVCLAIISIMVSLLFPAIQSVRAGMARAECADHKRQLSLALDMFCDSSRGVLPPPPAPPNPGGWAREILPFMEERALFQALDVRLPVAAPANATAARTRPPMMRCSFAPWRDSDVAGVAPSDFLLVVSPNNPGSQPRRPGPRRTKDFSAFFYHAPKDATAPWPASVEIDLESLNRRHAVDWPVWHPPAPSTGLGSLTDDGL, from the coding sequence ATGACACGCTGCGCCGTCCGCCGCCGTGGCGTCTCGCTCGTCGAGCTGCTCGTCTGCCTGGCGATCATCTCGATCATGGTGTCGCTGTTGTTTCCGGCGATCCAATCGGTCCGTGCGGGGATGGCACGGGCCGAGTGCGCCGACCACAAGCGGCAGCTGTCGCTGGCCCTCGACATGTTCTGCGACTCGAGCCGGGGCGTCCTGCCGCCGCCGCCGGCGCCCCCCAACCCCGGTGGCTGGGCGCGCGAGATCCTCCCGTTCATGGAGGAGCGGGCGCTGTTTCAGGCCCTCGACGTCCGTCTGCCCGTGGCCGCGCCGGCCAACGCCACCGCCGCGCGGACCCGGCCGCCGATGATGCGCTGCTCGTTCGCGCCGTGGCGCGACAGCGACGTCGCCGGCGTCGCGCCGAGCGATTTCCTGCTGGTGGTCTCCCCGAACAACCCCGGCAGCCAGCCGCGCCGCCCCGGCCCACGGCGAACGAAGGACTTCTCGGCGTTTTTCTACCACGCCCCCAAGGACGCCACCGCCCCGTGGCCGGCGTCGGTCGAGATCGACCTGGAGTCACTGAACCGGCGCCACGCGGTCGACTGGCCCGTGTGGCATCCCCCGGCCCCGTCGACCGGCCTCGGGTCGCTGACCGACGACGGCCTGTGA
- a CDS encoding carboxypeptidase regulatory-like domain-containing protein, producing the protein MHRFVTSHPLSGRCHGGSVVTALVAAAGLALAGCGGPASEKLYPVTGRVTVDGKAPEGVVLLFHREGAPGDVGTGTTDSSGSYKVVFKTNPGLPAGKFKVTASWPDPAKSKLPVSMGATPDIPDLLRSRYAMRDRSEMSVEVSASTTELPTIELSTK; encoded by the coding sequence ATGCACCGTTTCGTGACTTCTCATCCCCTGTCCGGTCGCTGCCATGGCGGATCGGTGGTGACGGCACTCGTCGCCGCGGCCGGCCTGGCACTCGCCGGCTGCGGTGGCCCGGCGAGCGAAAAACTCTATCCGGTGACCGGCCGCGTCACCGTCGATGGCAAGGCACCCGAAGGCGTCGTGCTGCTGTTTCACCGGGAAGGGGCGCCGGGCGACGTCGGCACGGGGACGACCGATTCAAGCGGTTCCTACAAGGTGGTGTTCAAGACCAATCCCGGCCTCCCCGCCGGAAAGTTCAAGGTGACCGCCTCGTGGCCCGATCCTGCCAAGAGCAAGTTGCCGGTCAGCATGGGAGCGACGCCCGACATCCCCGACCTGCTCCGCAGCCGGTACGCCATGCGCGACCGTTCGGAGATGTCGGTCGAGGTCAGCGCCTCGACGACCGAACTGCCGACGATCGAGCTCAGCACCAAGTGA
- a CDS encoding sigma-70 family RNA polymerase sigma factor, with the protein MLPRLRDEPDDSGAWTEFVTIYGRPVVQWCRSHGLQHDDAHDVAQDVLVRFWRHAAVFRHDPARRFRGYLRQMVVAAVSDWSAARRADRLGTGAATLQDFLATVPARDSLVRRIEEAFDMEVLDLALDDVKRRVQPRTWQAFHLLAIERVPAADVAGRLGMTVDNAYRARSYVLRLLRRAVARRERSAADSVHQPS; encoded by the coding sequence CTGCTCCCGCGGCTTCGCGACGAGCCCGACGATTCCGGCGCGTGGACCGAGTTCGTCACCATCTACGGGCGCCCGGTCGTGCAGTGGTGCCGTAGTCACGGCCTCCAGCACGACGACGCCCACGACGTCGCGCAGGACGTGCTCGTCCGCTTCTGGCGCCATGCGGCGGTGTTTCGCCACGACCCGGCGCGGCGGTTCCGCGGCTACCTCCGGCAGATGGTCGTCGCCGCCGTGTCCGACTGGAGCGCGGCGCGCCGTGCCGACCGACTCGGTACGGGCGCCGCGACGCTGCAGGATTTCCTCGCCACCGTGCCGGCGCGAGACAGTCTCGTCCGCCGGATCGAGGAGGCGTTCGACATGGAGGTGCTCGACTTGGCCCTCGATGACGTCAAGCGACGCGTGCAGCCGCGGACCTGGCAGGCCTTCCATTTGCTGGCGATCGAGCGGGTGCCGGCCGCCGACGTCGCCGGCCGGCTGGGGATGACGGTCGACAACGCCTACCGCGCCCGCAGCTACGTCCTCCGCCTGCTCCGCCGGGCGGTCGCCCGGCGGGAACGGTCGGCGGCCGACTCCGTCCACCAACCGTCGTGA
- a CDS encoding ATP-binding protein: MWIERSIEPRIHSLAATRPVVVLTGARQTGKTALARRLFPDHRVVSLDLPSIAAQAEHDAATFLESHPPPVVIDEVQYAPGLFRYLKRAVDERRGEPGRFILTGSQPFTLMRGVAESLAGRAAIVEVEGLSLAEIRRARPDVGIEEVILRGGFPELHADPAIEPVEFMHAYVATYLERDLRSQLRVGSLRDFERFVRAVALRTACLVNRAELSRDVAVAGSTAGEWLGLLERGSIVSFLEPWFSNRGKALVKTPKLYVRDTGLAAFLTGIGSVAELRGSPLVGPLWETFVCAELRKSLADAGSGRQLHFWRDRTKEADFLIHAGGRFALADAKWAETPSGTDAARLRRVGDQLPRGRVQRMALICRTAHRHRLSSGDPVPVFALPVEEAAGFATAAT, translated from the coding sequence ATGTGGATAGAGCGTTCGATCGAGCCGAGGATTCACTCACTCGCGGCGACGCGCCCGGTCGTCGTCCTCACCGGCGCGCGGCAAACCGGCAAGACGGCCCTGGCACGGCGGCTGTTTCCCGACCATCGCGTCGTGTCGCTCGACCTCCCGAGCATCGCCGCGCAGGCCGAACACGATGCCGCGACGTTTCTCGAGTCGCACCCGCCGCCGGTGGTGATCGACGAGGTCCAGTACGCGCCCGGGCTGTTCCGGTACCTGAAGCGCGCCGTCGACGAGCGGCGCGGCGAACCCGGGCGATTCATCCTCACCGGCTCGCAGCCCTTCACGCTGATGCGTGGAGTGGCGGAGTCACTGGCCGGGCGGGCGGCGATCGTCGAGGTCGAGGGCCTGTCGCTCGCCGAGATCCGCCGTGCCCGGCCGGACGTGGGGATCGAGGAGGTCATCCTCCGCGGCGGCTTTCCCGAGCTCCACGCCGATCCGGCGATCGAACCTGTCGAGTTCATGCACGCCTACGTGGCCACCTACCTGGAGCGCGACCTCCGCAGCCAGCTCCGTGTCGGTAGCCTCCGCGATTTCGAGCGTTTCGTCCGTGCCGTGGCGCTGCGCACGGCCTGTCTGGTCAACCGCGCCGAGTTGTCCCGCGATGTCGCAGTCGCCGGGTCGACCGCCGGAGAGTGGCTCGGTTTGCTCGAGCGCGGCTCGATCGTGTCGTTCCTCGAGCCCTGGTTCTCAAACCGTGGCAAGGCGTTGGTGAAAACGCCGAAACTCTACGTCCGCGACACCGGTCTGGCGGCGTTCCTGACGGGAATCGGCAGCGTCGCCGAGCTCCGTGGCTCGCCGCTGGTCGGGCCGCTGTGGGAGACCTTCGTCTGTGCCGAACTGCGGAAGTCCCTCGCCGATGCCGGATCCGGCCGGCAGTTGCACTTCTGGCGCGACCGGACGAAAGAAGCCGACTTTCTCATCCACGCCGGCGGCAGGTTTGCACTCGCAGACGCCAAGTGGGCCGAGACGCCGTCGGGCACCGACGCGGCGCGCCTCCGCAGGGTCGGCGATCAACTCCCCCGCGGCCGTGTGCAGCGGATGGCGCTGATCTGCCGCACGGCCCACCGGCACCGTCTCTCGTCCGGCGATCCAGTCCCCGTGTTCGCCCTGCCGGTCGAGGAAGCCGCCGGCTTCGCGACTGCCGCCACCTGA
- a CDS encoding rhodanese-like domain-containing protein translates to MSTRLTRRDCAFVVAALAGAAALPALAEHTTDTLEMVKKGLVEKKAVIVDVREADEWEDGHLREARHLPMSSLKQIDKEAVAKVLPKDKVIYLHCQAGGRCQKVADLLEPLGYDVRALKPGYPDLVEAGFPATKGK, encoded by the coding sequence ATGTCCACCCGTCTGACTCGCCGCGACTGTGCCTTCGTCGTCGCCGCCCTGGCAGGGGCCGCCGCCCTGCCGGCCCTCGCCGAGCACACCACGGACACCCTCGAGATGGTCAAGAAGGGGCTGGTCGAGAAGAAGGCTGTGATCGTCGACGTCCGCGAGGCCGACGAATGGGAGGACGGGCATCTCCGCGAGGCCCGCCACCTGCCGATGAGCAGCCTCAAGCAGATCGACAAGGAAGCTGTCGCCAAGGTCCTTCCCAAGGACAAGGTGATCTACCTCCACTGCCAGGCGGGCGGACGCTGCCAGAAGGTGGCCGATCTGCTCGAGCCGCTCGGCTACGACGTCCGTGCCCTCAAGCCCGGCTATCCCGATCTCGTCGAGGCCGGGTTCCCGGCGACGAAGGGGAAATAG
- a CDS encoding prepilin peptidase, whose amino-acid sequence MGLVEALLTAGVFALGATIGSFLNVVVHRLPLGRSPLHGRSHCPACGHGIRARDNVPVLGWLRLGGRCRDCGSEISPRYPIVEAICGGLALLLWECELLSGGATLPVRPPNLFAGLAWVILYPRLDLIGLFLFHVGVMVVLVVWTLVATDGGRLPPRHLATMLGLVVAVTTAWPWLHPVPLVPGDMPGPPWLSRGLAVALVGLAVGGVVGSAAGRSIGPSWWSASCLALWGAACGWQAVVGTALVMAGLVAADRLASRSTPWLPLPAPWLFLASATIHLVAWRWIHGFLFGAAQASVVALTWC is encoded by the coding sequence ATGGGGCTCGTCGAGGCGCTGCTGACCGCCGGCGTGTTCGCTCTCGGGGCGACGATCGGAAGCTTCCTCAATGTCGTCGTCCACCGGTTGCCGCTGGGGCGTTCGCCGCTCCACGGCCGCTCCCACTGCCCGGCTTGCGGCCATGGAATCCGCGCCCGCGACAACGTTCCGGTCCTCGGCTGGCTGCGGCTCGGGGGGCGTTGCCGCGACTGCGGCTCGGAGATCTCCCCCCGCTATCCGATCGTCGAGGCGATCTGTGGTGGTCTTGCACTGCTCCTGTGGGAGTGCGAGCTGCTCTCCGGAGGCGCCACGCTCCCGGTCCGCCCCCCGAACCTGTTTGCCGGGCTGGCGTGGGTCATCCTCTACCCGCGTCTCGACCTGATCGGCCTGTTCCTGTTCCACGTCGGCGTGATGGTGGTCCTGGTGGTCTGGACCCTCGTCGCCACCGACGGCGGCCGGCTTCCGCCCCGCCACCTGGCGACGATGCTCGGCCTGGTGGTCGCGGTGACGACTGCGTGGCCGTGGCTCCATCCCGTGCCGCTCGTCCCGGGAGACATGCCGGGGCCACCTTGGCTCTCCCGAGGTCTGGCCGTGGCACTCGTCGGTCTCGCGGTCGGCGGTGTCGTCGGCAGCGCTGCCGGCCGGTCGATCGGCCCGTCATGGTGGTCGGCGTCCTGCCTGGCACTGTGGGGGGCGGCGTGCGGATGGCAGGCCGTCGTGGGAACCGCCCTGGTGATGGCCGGGCTGGTCGCGGCCGACCGCCTCGCATCGCGATCGACACCGTGGCTGCCGCTTCCGGCGCCGTGGCTGTTTCTCGCCTCCGCCACGATTCACCTCGTGGCGTGGCGCTGGATTCACGGATTTCTGTTCGGCGCGGCGCAGGCCTCGGTCGTCGCGCTCACTTGGTGCTGA
- a CDS encoding DUF1559 domain-containing protein — MNRPRPGSRAGFTLVELLVVIAIIGTLVGLLLPAVQAAREAARRSACSNNLKQLGLAYHNYEGSYKGFPTWNRHFSQAELNALSPPAPFANASQDTRRGFAANGQVLPFIEEATRFALFDTKRPLVDPRNLPSPYPGATVPASSRENVQVFICPSTPSDKSDYGPWGQSGGLPGWPPLYKLGRTDYVPTRGVAGNLAACSGLSNANLDNGMLGASDADCSGLNCPTLERTPRIKLAAATDGTSKTILLAEIAGKQERYFMGKLVPASVVDGINDRGVSGEPIHLNSFWGDWNTARRIQGYSGADATIPSQAGCSAINILNRDGIYSMHPGGAMVVRADGSVSFLSSETAANIVVAMITRDSGENLAMD; from the coding sequence ATGAATCGTCCCCGTCCTGGCTCACGGGCCGGCTTCACGCTCGTGGAGCTGCTCGTGGTCATCGCCATCATCGGCACGCTCGTCGGTCTCCTCCTGCCCGCCGTCCAGGCGGCGCGCGAGGCTGCCCGGCGCTCGGCCTGCTCCAACAACCTCAAGCAGCTCGGCCTCGCGTATCACAACTACGAAGGCAGCTACAAGGGTTTCCCCACGTGGAACCGTCACTTCTCGCAGGCCGAGCTGAACGCGCTGTCCCCGCCGGCGCCGTTCGCCAATGCTTCTCAGGACACGCGCCGTGGCTTCGCCGCCAACGGTCAGGTCCTGCCGTTCATCGAGGAGGCGACAAGGTTCGCCCTGTTCGATACCAAGCGGCCGCTGGTCGATCCCCGCAACCTGCCCTCTCCCTATCCGGGCGCGACGGTTCCCGCCTCGAGCCGTGAGAACGTCCAGGTCTTCATCTGCCCGTCGACGCCGAGCGACAAGAGCGACTACGGGCCGTGGGGGCAGTCCGGCGGCCTGCCGGGTTGGCCCCCTTTGTACAAGCTGGGACGGACCGACTACGTGCCGACCCGCGGCGTCGCCGGCAATCTCGCCGCCTGTTCCGGCTTGTCCAACGCCAACCTGGACAACGGCATGCTGGGCGCGTCTGACGCCGATTGCTCGGGACTCAACTGCCCGACGCTCGAGCGGACGCCGCGGATCAAGCTCGCCGCCGCCACCGACGGCACGTCGAAGACGATCCTGCTGGCCGAGATCGCCGGCAAGCAGGAACGCTACTTCATGGGCAAGCTCGTCCCGGCGTCGGTGGTCGACGGCATCAACGACCGCGGCGTGTCGGGGGAGCCGATCCACTTGAACTCGTTCTGGGGCGATTGGAACACCGCCCGCCGGATCCAGGGCTACAGCGGTGCCGACGCGACCATCCCGTCGCAGGCCGGTTGCTCGGCGATCAACATCCTTAACCGCGACGGCATCTATTCGATGCATCCGGGTGGCGCGATGGTCGTCCGGGCCGACGGGTCGGTGAGCTTCCTCTCCTCCGAGACCGCGGCGAACATCGTCGTGGCGATGATCACCCGCGACAGCGGCGAGAACTTGGCGATGGACTGA
- a CDS encoding PhoPQ-activated pathogenicity produces MVAARWMAWGLIVAAGFAAAAGRGWSQAVVEADLATAIDDYVARPEAAYGWTVENTFPGNPSKTFVIKLTSQTWRGPEEVDRPVWQHWLTVVKPESLKTDKLFLLVSGGANDRGPPDKPNQVIAQIAQATGSMVAELRMIPNQPLVFHGDGVPRKEDDLIAYCWDQFLDSGDPTWLPRLPMVKSVVKAMDCLQEWSAKEGAPVAKFVVAGGSKRGWTTWMAGVVDKRVEAIVPIVIDVLNVDESMRHHGAAYGFWAKALGNYVQHGIVQRPDHPRMQDLHRVEDPFSYRERLTLPKYIVNGSGDQFFLPDSSRFYYAELLGEKHIRYVPNTDHGVDGSFDAVTSIVAFYQMLIAGKPRPEAAWTFTPDGSIRVTSAVKPKSVTLWQAHNPSARDFRVDTIGKTWTSTPLEAGADGAWTGKAKPADKGWTAAFVELAYESGGLFPFKVSTAVRVTPDTLPFDGLDQKTLPWEGDPGFVRPAARGAE; encoded by the coding sequence ATGGTCGCGGCACGATGGATGGCGTGGGGCTTGATCGTGGCGGCAGGGTTCGCGGCCGCCGCCGGGCGCGGGTGGAGCCAGGCGGTGGTCGAGGCCGACCTCGCCACGGCGATCGACGACTACGTCGCCCGCCCGGAGGCGGCCTACGGCTGGACGGTGGAAAACACGTTTCCCGGCAATCCCTCGAAGACGTTCGTGATCAAGCTCACGTCGCAGACATGGCGCGGCCCCGAGGAGGTCGATCGCCCCGTCTGGCAGCACTGGCTCACGGTCGTCAAGCCGGAGTCGCTCAAGACCGACAAGCTGTTTCTCTTGGTCAGCGGCGGGGCCAACGACCGCGGCCCCCCCGACAAGCCCAACCAGGTGATCGCGCAGATCGCCCAGGCCACCGGCAGCATGGTGGCCGAGCTGCGGATGATTCCCAACCAGCCGCTCGTGTTCCACGGCGACGGCGTGCCGCGCAAGGAAGACGACCTGATCGCCTACTGCTGGGATCAGTTCCTCGACAGCGGCGACCCGACCTGGCTGCCGCGGCTGCCGATGGTCAAGAGCGTCGTCAAGGCGATGGACTGCCTCCAGGAGTGGTCGGCCAAGGAAGGGGCACCGGTGGCGAAATTCGTCGTCGCCGGCGGCAGCAAGCGCGGCTGGACGACCTGGATGGCGGGCGTCGTCGACAAGCGCGTCGAGGCGATCGTCCCGATCGTGATCGACGTCCTCAACGTCGACGAGTCGATGCGCCACCATGGCGCCGCCTACGGCTTCTGGGCCAAGGCGCTGGGCAACTACGTCCAGCACGGCATCGTCCAGCGCCCCGACCATCCGCGGATGCAGGACCTGCATCGGGTCGAGGATCCGTTTTCCTACCGCGAGCGGCTGACGCTCCCCAAGTACATCGTCAACGGCAGCGGTGACCAGTTTTTCCTCCCCGACTCGTCGCGCTTCTACTACGCCGAGCTCCTCGGGGAGAAGCACATCCGCTACGTCCCCAACACCGACCATGGCGTCGACGGTTCGTTCGACGCGGTGACGAGCATCGTCGCCTTCTACCAGATGCTGATCGCCGGCAAGCCGCGACCGGAAGCCGCCTGGACGTTCACACCCGACGGGTCGATCCGCGTGACGAGCGCCGTGAAGCCCAAGTCGGTCACGCTCTGGCAGGCCCACAACCCCTCGGCACGCGACTTCCGCGTCGACACGATCGGCAAGACCTGGACGAGCACGCCGCTCGAGGCCGGCGCCGACGGGGCCTGGACAGGCAAGGCCAAGCCGGCCGACAAGGGATGGACGGCGGCGTTCGTCGAGCTCGCATACGAATCCGGTGGCCTGTTTCCTTTCAAGGTGTCGACCGCCGTCCGCGTCACCCCCGACACGCTGCCGTTTGACGGGCTCGACCAGAAGACCTTGCCCTGGGAGGGGGACCCGGGGTTCGTGCGGCCGGCCGCCCGAGGCGCCGAATAA
- a CDS encoding Uma2 family endonuclease — protein MSTAPRYEPRSTVADWRQWEGRWELWNGLAVAMTPSPFGRHAKALTDAAAAFKYAVDDAENRPGGCRATVLTEIDWIVAHDTVVRPDLVVVCGGVPERHVETAPAIVVEILSPATRERDLTVKKDLYLDQGVAWYVVVDPDDGTVELFERVATGATARWTSHPVGSGTADIMICDRCRVTVPLAALTAARGA, from the coding sequence ATGAGCACCGCACCCCGCTACGAACCGCGCTCTACGGTCGCCGACTGGCGGCAGTGGGAGGGGCGCTGGGAACTGTGGAACGGCTTGGCCGTCGCGATGACCCCGAGCCCGTTCGGACGGCACGCCAAGGCGCTGACCGACGCGGCGGCAGCATTCAAGTACGCCGTCGATGACGCCGAGAATCGCCCCGGGGGCTGCCGGGCGACGGTCCTCACCGAGATCGATTGGATCGTGGCCCATGACACCGTGGTCCGCCCCGACCTGGTCGTCGTCTGCGGGGGCGTGCCGGAGCGGCACGTCGAAACGGCACCGGCGATCGTCGTCGAGATCCTCTCGCCGGCGACCCGCGAGCGGGATCTGACCGTGAAGAAGGACCTGTACCTGGACCAGGGTGTCGCGTGGTACGTGGTCGTCGATCCCGACGACGGCACGGTCGAGCTGTTCGAGCGCGTCGCCACCGGTGCGACCGCGCGGTGGACAAGCCACCCTGTCGGCAGCGGTACGGCCGACATCATGATCTGCGACCGCTGCCGGGTGACCGTCCCCCTCGCCGCGCTCACCGCGGCACGAGGTGCCTGA